One part of the Prosthecobacter vanneervenii genome encodes these proteins:
- a CDS encoding DUF1552 domain-containing protein — protein MNAPYIAKPLSRRRFLRSAGATLTLPLLEYLHPVFGRAAQVKPPQRLLIISNNLGFLPKPFFPKSTGRDYELSPTLAPLSEVKNEFTLFSGLSHPDVNGGHSAENCFLTAARGPTKSGFRNQISLDQYIAEKLGQQTRYPTLNLGVNIDKANRSLSWTRDGVLLPAEDSAPALFRRMFVQGDPAAVKKQLQQLDERGSILDTLLDQTKRLSRDLGSTDRARLDQYLTSVREVEERLLTAREWELKPKPVATQPEPEDIRDKKLIFEKLDLMLSMAQLAFESDSTRIVTLMVDAFATPAFHLPGADNTTEGYHGLSHHGQAEEKVRQLAEADLEQMRLFKKLIQTLASKKEDDARLLDRTMVLFGSNMGDANTHDNTNLPILLAGGGFKHGQHLAFKRDTNLPLSNLFLSLLHRLGVESNQFGSSTGTISGLT, from the coding sequence ATGAACGCCCCCTACATCGCCAAACCCCTCTCCCGGCGCCGCTTCCTGCGAAGCGCAGGGGCGACTCTCACCCTGCCATTGCTCGAATACCTCCACCCCGTCTTCGGCCGCGCCGCTCAGGTCAAACCACCCCAGCGTCTCCTCATCATCTCAAACAACCTCGGCTTCCTCCCCAAACCCTTCTTCCCCAAAAGCACCGGACGCGACTATGAACTGTCACCAACGCTCGCTCCGCTCAGCGAGGTGAAAAACGAATTCACCCTCTTCAGCGGCCTCTCCCACCCCGACGTCAACGGCGGCCACAGCGCGGAGAACTGCTTCCTCACCGCCGCACGCGGCCCCACCAAGAGCGGCTTCCGCAATCAAATCTCCCTCGATCAATACATCGCCGAAAAACTCGGCCAGCAGACTCGCTATCCAACACTCAATCTCGGCGTCAACATCGACAAAGCCAACCGCAGCCTCTCCTGGACTCGCGACGGCGTCCTCCTCCCCGCTGAAGACAGCGCCCCCGCCCTCTTCCGCCGCATGTTCGTTCAGGGCGATCCCGCCGCTGTCAAAAAACAACTCCAGCAGCTCGACGAACGCGGCAGCATTCTCGACACCCTTCTCGATCAAACCAAGCGCCTCAGCCGCGACCTCGGCAGCACCGACCGCGCACGCCTCGATCAATACCTCACCTCCGTCCGCGAAGTCGAAGAGCGCCTCCTCACCGCCCGCGAATGGGAGCTCAAGCCCAAGCCCGTCGCCACCCAGCCCGAGCCCGAAGACATCCGCGACAAAAAACTCATCTTCGAAAAGCTCGACCTCATGCTCTCCATGGCACAGCTCGCCTTCGAGTCCGACTCCACCCGCATCGTCACCCTCATGGTCGATGCCTTCGCCACGCCCGCCTTCCATCTTCCCGGCGCTGACAACACCACAGAAGGCTACCACGGCCTCAGCCATCACGGCCAGGCCGAGGAAAAAGTACGCCAGCTCGCCGAAGCCGACCTTGAGCAGATGCGCCTCTTCAAAAAGCTCATCCAAACCCTCGCCTCCAAAAAGGAAGACGACGCCCGCCTCCTCGACCGCACCATGGTCCTCTTCGGCAGCAACATGGGAGACGCCAACACCCACGACAACACCAACCTCCCCATCCTCCTCGCCGGCGGCGGCTTCAAACACGGCCAGCACCTCGCCTTCAAACGCGACACCAACCTCCCCCTCAGCAACCTCTTCCTCTCCCTCCTCCACCGCCTCGGCGTCGAGTCCAACCAATTCGGCTCCAGCACCGGCACCATCTCAGGCCTGACCTGA
- a CDS encoding ATP-binding protein yields MKPALLILASILATGAPWSWLNPQLSTLDHRQHELQTALSKLPALPAPQPLEHAGFHSGLAPHADSIRWVQIDLGAEYPLDSVVVIPAMLGVVDSYGFPRRFRIDASNDPLFAESDTLLDHFSDNNPPSPAPWFVAAHGIKARHIRFTATTLAAQPHGTRRYIFCLGELLVFSGGRNVALHAQVLAPNSVETLPTWSPRHLVDGAYSLGLPVHPDEINGNGWHSGISTTAETTKWTQVDLGAPHAIDEIRLIPAHPRDYPERSGFGFPRRFKVEADGKTIFDTTSADFPNPADTPVAFQCPGLRVQTIRVTATHLWERSGDFVFALAELQAFAHGSNIALNSAVTSSDDTITASWTRTGLIDARSSTGALVDESTWLAALSQRRQITDELTALETQRTQALAIAYQRTAWLGGSVLGLAILTAWLAWLRSRRSRQQEMESLRHRISRDLHDEIGSHLGSIRLMSELALRDGPPSDSLQEIHRLAGEAAESMRGIIWLVREGDLPPLASLVEAMRQSAASLLKDIDWQLDAPSSSESTTASLEFHRQVFLLFREAVHNITRHAHAAKVRIEVNWKAKHFHLRIEDDGCGFDSAAITAGNGLANLHHRATVLGGTLQITSSPGQGTCITLEADFS; encoded by the coding sequence TTGAAACCAGCCCTGCTCATCCTCGCATCCATTCTCGCCACCGGTGCTCCATGGTCATGGCTGAATCCCCAGCTCTCCACCCTGGATCACCGCCAGCACGAGCTCCAGACCGCGCTCTCAAAACTCCCCGCTCTTCCCGCCCCCCAGCCCCTGGAGCACGCTGGCTTCCACAGCGGCCTTGCTCCCCATGCCGATTCCATCCGGTGGGTCCAGATAGACCTCGGGGCCGAATACCCGCTCGACTCAGTCGTCGTCATCCCCGCCATGCTCGGCGTGGTCGACTCCTACGGCTTCCCCCGCCGCTTCCGTATCGACGCCTCAAACGACCCCCTTTTTGCCGAATCCGACACATTATTAGACCATTTCTCCGACAATAATCCGCCCTCACCCGCGCCATGGTTCGTGGCAGCTCATGGCATCAAAGCACGCCACATCCGCTTCACCGCCACCACCCTCGCCGCCCAGCCTCACGGCACCCGCCGCTACATCTTCTGCCTCGGCGAGCTCTTGGTCTTCAGCGGCGGCCGCAACGTTGCCCTCCACGCCCAGGTCCTCGCCCCCAACTCCGTCGAAACCCTCCCCACCTGGTCCCCCCGTCATCTGGTGGACGGCGCATACTCACTGGGCCTCCCAGTGCATCCCGATGAAATCAATGGCAACGGCTGGCACAGCGGCATCTCCACCACCGCAGAGACCACCAAATGGACTCAGGTGGATCTGGGCGCACCACACGCCATCGACGAGATCCGCCTCATCCCCGCCCATCCCCGCGACTACCCCGAGCGCTCCGGCTTCGGCTTCCCCCGTCGCTTCAAAGTGGAAGCCGATGGCAAAACCATCTTCGACACCACCTCCGCCGACTTCCCCAATCCCGCAGACACCCCCGTTGCTTTTCAGTGCCCCGGCCTGCGTGTTCAGACCATCCGCGTCACCGCCACGCATCTCTGGGAGCGCAGCGGCGACTTCGTCTTCGCACTCGCAGAGCTGCAGGCTTTTGCCCATGGTAGCAACATCGCGCTCAACTCCGCCGTCACGAGCTCAGACGACACCATCACCGCATCCTGGACCCGCACTGGCCTTATCGACGCACGCAGCAGCACCGGCGCGCTGGTGGATGAATCCACCTGGCTCGCAGCGCTTTCTCAGCGCCGCCAGATCACCGACGAACTCACCGCCTTGGAAACACAGCGCACCCAGGCGCTTGCCATCGCATACCAGCGCACCGCATGGCTTGGCGGCAGCGTCTTAGGCCTCGCCATTCTTACCGCCTGGCTCGCATGGCTGCGTTCCCGCCGCTCCCGCCAGCAGGAGATGGAATCTCTGCGCCACCGCATCTCCCGCGACCTCCATGACGAAATCGGCAGCCACCTCGGCAGCATCCGCCTCATGTCAGAGCTGGCGCTGCGAGACGGCCCTCCCTCCGACTCCCTTCAGGAAATCCACCGCCTCGCCGGAGAGGCCGCCGAGTCCATGCGCGGCATCATCTGGCTCGTCCGCGAGGGCGATCTTCCTCCCCTTGCCAGCCTCGTTGAGGCCATGCGCCAAAGCGCTGCATCCTTGCTCAAAGACATCGACTGGCAGCTCGATGCACCCAGCAGCAGCGAATCCACCACCGCGTCACTCGAATTCCACCGCCAGGTCTTCCTCCTCTTCCGTGAAGCCGTGCACAACATCACCCGTCATGCCCATGCTGCAAAAGTGCGCATCGAAGTGAACTGGAAGGCAAAACACTTCCATCTCCGCATTGAAGACGACGGCTGCGGCTTCGATTCCGCCGCCATCACCGCAGGAAACGGCCTCGCCAATCTCCACCACCGCGCCACCGTCCTTGGCGGCACCTTGCAGATCACCAGCAGTCCCGGCCAAGGCACCTGCATCACCCTGGAGGCCGATTTCTCATGA
- a CDS encoding response regulator transcription factor, with protein sequence MSTLWIVEDHASFRRTLVRLLATESNLQCPLDFDSCEKLLAALSESNAPDLILLDVGLPGMSGLDAIRLIKERAPKTLVVILTVFEDDDKVFQAICAGAAGYLLKTSSGADITQAVRDALAGGSPMNPRIARRVLDMFSKLAPKQRDYGLSDREKEILQLMTTGLIKKEIADRLSLSVHTVDTYLRRIYEKLEVNTRTGAVAKALKEGLV encoded by the coding sequence ATGAGCACCCTTTGGATCGTCGAAGACCACGCTTCCTTCAGGCGCACTCTCGTGCGTCTCCTTGCCACCGAATCCAACCTGCAGTGCCCCCTCGATTTCGATTCCTGCGAAAAGCTCCTCGCCGCACTTTCTGAATCAAACGCCCCCGACTTGATCCTCCTCGATGTCGGCCTTCCCGGCATGAGCGGTCTCGATGCCATCCGCCTTATCAAAGAGCGCGCACCCAAGACCCTCGTCGTCATCCTCACCGTCTTCGAGGACGACGACAAAGTCTTCCAGGCCATCTGCGCCGGAGCTGCCGGCTACCTGCTCAAGACCAGCAGCGGAGCCGACATCACCCAGGCCGTGCGCGATGCCCTCGCAGGCGGCTCCCCCATGAATCCCCGCATCGCCCGCCGCGTGCTGGACATGTTTTCCAAACTTGCACCCAAACAGCGCGACTACGGCCTCAGTGACCGCGAAAAGGAGATCCTGCAGCTCATGACCACAGGACTCATCAAAAAGGAAATCGCCGACAGGTTGAGCCTCAGCGTGCACACCGTGGACACCTACCTCCGCCGCATTTACGAGAAGCTGGAGGTCAACACCCGCACCGGCGCCGTGGCCAAGGCTCTCAAAGAGGGGCTGGTCTGA
- a CDS encoding DUF1592 domain-containing protein → MLAVLMLSSILAHAQTAPTQIEQRCIECHDKDTTKGGLDLTALPFDLKDSSTRDRWIRIHDRVEKGEMPPKAEDLPQSERTALVQSLATSITTVDHADILAHGRGPLRRLNRDEYEQNLRDILQLPDLDIRDILPEDREGHRFNKTTDMLDMSRVQLVAYLDAAEAALHAAMTTEPAPPPMIKYRAVGTDLFPGTGTFGNREAMFFARDNKAMEFRGKKDKDKGKNEPTEKDLAKDDTIEMALFRSASWPYLGTPKHFTAKRTGNYKVRFSARAVLQQPGFVITPATQPLPMTFRTRKPAGVDIINEVHDSGGIIDIQPEKRVYETTVRLRAGEAIEYSLLGLPMPLAMNPNGSAPSYRYPPFPEGGQPGLAVQWLEIEGPIESQTWPPASHHVLFDDLGIQPKPQDPQQEAKRLLRRFVTLASREPVPEEDLKLFDSLIQAQLAKNVPFAEAMLAGYKAFLASGDFIYVREPIKADDHFAIASRLSHFLTNSRPDAQLMDLAQNKKLRDPQVLRSETERLIASPGFDRFVKNFTDCWLNLRHIRRDDPDIRLFPEYRFDEYLVESMERETRTFFTAMIRDNLPASVLVQSDFVFANDRLSTHYQLPPLTGSAMRKVSLPKDSPLGGLLTQAAVLKVSANGTTTSPVVRGAWVMERLIGQPPPPPPASVPAVEPDIRGAKTIRDLLALHTKSKTCAGCHARFDPVGLALENFDILGGWRTHYRGLEEGERITGIDRAGHTFSYTIASPVDTNGKLLDGRTFKNINDLKTLLAANPRQLARNLLHQFTLYATGTPVRFSDRPQIESLLNSCAKNNYPIRDLLHALIQSPIFLGSL, encoded by the coding sequence ATGCTTGCCGTCCTCATGCTCTCCTCCATCCTCGCGCACGCCCAAACCGCTCCCACGCAGATCGAGCAGCGCTGCATCGAATGCCACGACAAGGACACCACCAAAGGCGGCCTCGATCTCACCGCTCTCCCCTTTGATCTCAAAGACTCCTCCACCCGCGACCGCTGGATCCGCATCCACGACCGCGTCGAAAAAGGCGAGATGCCCCCCAAAGCCGAAGACCTCCCACAGTCCGAGCGCACTGCCCTCGTCCAATCGCTCGCCACCTCCATCACCACCGTCGATCACGCAGACATCCTCGCCCACGGTCGCGGCCCGCTCCGCCGACTCAATCGTGATGAGTACGAGCAGAACCTCCGCGACATCCTCCAGCTCCCCGACCTCGATATCCGTGACATCCTCCCCGAAGACCGCGAAGGCCACCGCTTCAACAAGACTACCGACATGCTCGACATGTCCCGCGTCCAGCTCGTCGCCTACCTCGACGCCGCAGAGGCTGCGCTGCACGCCGCCATGACCACCGAGCCAGCGCCACCGCCCATGATCAAATACCGCGCCGTCGGCACAGATCTCTTCCCCGGCACTGGCACCTTCGGCAACCGCGAGGCCATGTTCTTCGCCCGCGACAACAAGGCCATGGAGTTCAGAGGCAAAAAAGACAAAGACAAAGGCAAAAACGAGCCCACCGAAAAGGACCTCGCTAAAGACGACACCATCGAGATGGCCCTCTTCCGCTCTGCAAGCTGGCCCTACCTCGGCACTCCCAAACACTTCACCGCCAAACGCACCGGCAACTACAAAGTCCGCTTCTCCGCCCGCGCCGTCCTTCAGCAGCCCGGCTTCGTCATCACCCCGGCCACGCAGCCCCTGCCCATGACCTTCCGCACCCGCAAACCTGCGGGCGTGGACATCATCAATGAAGTCCACGACTCCGGCGGCATCATCGACATCCAGCCCGAAAAGCGCGTTTACGAAACCACCGTCCGTCTGCGCGCAGGCGAAGCCATCGAGTACAGCCTCCTTGGCCTCCCCATGCCGCTGGCCATGAACCCCAACGGCTCCGCTCCCTCCTACCGCTACCCACCGTTCCCAGAGGGCGGCCAGCCCGGCCTCGCCGTGCAGTGGCTGGAAATCGAAGGCCCCATCGAATCCCAAACCTGGCCGCCAGCCTCACATCATGTCCTCTTTGACGACCTCGGCATCCAGCCCAAACCCCAAGATCCACAGCAAGAAGCCAAACGCCTCCTCCGCCGCTTCGTCACACTCGCCTCCCGCGAGCCCGTCCCCGAAGAAGATTTGAAACTCTTCGACTCCCTCATCCAGGCCCAGCTCGCCAAAAACGTGCCCTTCGCCGAGGCCATGCTCGCAGGCTACAAAGCCTTCCTCGCCTCCGGAGATTTCATCTACGTGCGCGAGCCCATCAAGGCGGACGACCACTTCGCCATCGCCTCCCGCCTCTCTCACTTCCTCACCAACTCACGTCCTGACGCCCAGCTCATGGACCTCGCGCAAAACAAAAAGCTGCGCGATCCCCAGGTCCTCCGCTCCGAAACCGAACGCCTCATCGCCAGCCCCGGCTTTGACCGCTTCGTCAAAAACTTCACCGACTGCTGGCTCAATCTCCGCCACATCCGCCGCGACGATCCCGACATCCGCCTCTTCCCTGAATACCGCTTCGACGAATACCTCGTCGAAAGCATGGAGCGCGAGACCCGCACCTTCTTCACCGCCATGATCCGCGACAACCTGCCCGCCAGCGTGCTGGTGCAGTCAGATTTCGTCTTCGCCAATGACCGTCTCTCCACCCACTACCAGCTTCCACCACTCACGGGTTCCGCCATGCGCAAGGTCTCCTTGCCCAAAGACAGCCCCCTCGGCGGCCTCCTCACTCAGGCCGCCGTTTTGAAAGTCAGCGCCAACGGCACCACCACCTCGCCCGTCGTCCGTGGCGCCTGGGTCATGGAGCGCCTCATCGGCCAGCCACCTCCACCACCACCCGCCAGCGTCCCCGCCGTCGAGCCCGACATTCGCGGAGCCAAAACCATCCGCGATCTCCTCGCCCTTCACACCAAATCCAAAACCTGCGCCGGATGCCACGCCCGTTTCGATCCCGTCGGCCTCGCCCTTGAAAACTTCGACATCCTCGGTGGCTGGCGCACCCACTATCGCGGCCTCGAAGAAGGAGAACGCATCACCGGCATCGACCGCGCTGGCCACACCTTCAGTTACACCATCGCCTCCCCCGTGGACACCAATGGAAAGCTCCTCGACGGCCGTACCTTCAAGAACATCAACGACCTCAAAACCCTCCTCGCCGCCAATCCCCGCCAGCTCGCCCGCAATCTCCTCCACCAGTTCACCCTCTACGCCACCGGCACCCCCGTCCGCTTCTCCGACCGCCCCCAAATCGAATCCCTCCTCAACTCCTGCGCCAAAAACAACTACCCCATCCGCGACCTCCTCCACGCCCTCATCCAAAGCCCCATCTTCCTTGGCAGTCTTTGA
- a CDS encoding alkaline phosphatase family protein: MKFCFLLVISIIIVRTLTSCSKSPSADPKDQHVILISLDGFPAWLWNDESLQIPNLRRLAAEGASTKAMTVSNPSITWINHTTLVTGVEPRKHGVLFNGLLVRQGDNKPPKIEQWADKTRLVHAPTLYDVAHDAGLTTAESDWVAVTKAKTIDWSFAELPELEGKVEKEMIAAGEIKPEHITWMQLGPQRKSVTFLDNMWTKAAIHIFKTHKPNLLLYHTLNTDSTHHTYGPGSSASYTALAYADRLVGDLVKAVEDSGLRDSTTFIIATDHGFKKVSKIILPNVELKKAGLAQGLGPTITTCDAYSMTQGGMAFVYVTNPARKAELLPKLKEMFAKVEGVDRVIDGTDGHTLGMPTPEENQGMGDLVLYPKAGYAFKNDAGGDATVTPSVNYAGTHGYPNTDPELDGIFIASGRGIKKGIVLDRMANLDVAPTIAKLMGLQLPNPDGRVLEEILISADKK; the protein is encoded by the coding sequence ATGAAATTTTGTTTCCTGCTCGTCATCAGCATCATCATCGTTCGCACGCTGACTTCCTGCTCCAAGTCACCGTCCGCCGATCCCAAAGACCAGCACGTCATCCTCATCAGTCTCGACGGCTTCCCCGCCTGGCTTTGGAACGATGAATCCCTGCAGATCCCCAATCTCCGCAGGCTAGCCGCCGAAGGTGCCAGCACCAAGGCCATGACCGTCAGCAATCCCTCCATCACCTGGATCAATCACACCACTCTCGTCACCGGTGTCGAGCCCCGCAAACACGGCGTCCTCTTCAATGGCCTCCTCGTCCGCCAGGGCGACAACAAGCCGCCCAAGATCGAGCAGTGGGCAGACAAAACCAGGCTCGTTCATGCCCCCACTCTCTATGATGTCGCCCACGATGCCGGACTCACCACCGCCGAGTCAGACTGGGTCGCCGTCACCAAGGCCAAGACCATTGACTGGAGCTTCGCCGAGCTCCCCGAGCTCGAAGGCAAAGTCGAAAAAGAAATGATCGCCGCCGGCGAGATCAAGCCTGAGCACATCACCTGGATGCAGCTCGGCCCCCAGCGCAAAAGCGTCACCTTCCTCGACAACATGTGGACCAAGGCCGCCATCCACATCTTCAAAACCCACAAGCCCAATCTCCTCCTCTACCACACCCTGAATACCGACTCCACCCACCACACCTACGGCCCCGGCTCCTCCGCCAGTTACACCGCCCTCGCCTACGCCGACCGCCTTGTGGGAGATCTCGTCAAAGCCGTCGAAGACAGCGGCCTGCGCGACAGCACCACCTTCATCATCGCCACCGATCACGGCTTCAAAAAAGTTTCGAAAATCATCCTCCCCAATGTCGAGCTCAAGAAAGCCGGGCTCGCCCAGGGCCTCGGCCCCACCATTACCACCTGCGATGCCTACTCCATGACCCAGGGCGGCATGGCCTTCGTCTATGTCACCAATCCCGCCCGCAAGGCCGAGCTCCTGCCCAAGCTCAAAGAAATGTTCGCCAAAGTCGAAGGCGTTGATCGCGTCATCGACGGCACAGACGGCCACACCCTCGGCATGCCCACCCCCGAGGAAAACCAGGGCATGGGAGACCTCGTCCTCTACCCCAAAGCCGGCTATGCCTTCAAAAACGACGCTGGCGGAGACGCCACCGTCACCCCTTCCGTCAACTACGCCGGCACCCACGGCTACCCCAACACCGACCCCGAGCTCGACGGCATCTTCATCGCCAGCGGCCGCGGCATCAAAAAAGGCATCGTCCTCGACCGCATGGCCAATCTCGACGTCGCCCCCACCATCGCCAAACTCATGGGCCTCCAGCTCCCCAATCCCGACGGCCGCGTCCTCGAAGAGATCCTCATCTCCGCCGACAAGAAATAG
- a CDS encoding glycerophosphodiester phosphodiesterase, with protein sequence MKSAVLFLLAAMSAHAVEIVAHRGFSARAPENTLGAFELAWKNGTDACELDVYLTADGKTAVIHDKDTKRTTGVKLDVATTKQAELTALDAGTWKGKEWASEKIPTLEQALATMPKGKQRFFIEVKCGAEIVPELKRILEPMKDRAAQLAIIAFKRDAAAESKKAMPWVKVYRLASGKTKEKKPTDLTQLIADTKADKLDGLDLGVADFPWDAAMVKQIRDAGFGLYVWTVNKPADVKRFAALGVDGITTDDPVMVREALGEP encoded by the coding sequence ATGAAGTCTGCTGTACTTTTCCTTCTTGCCGCCATGTCCGCCCATGCTGTCGAAATTGTTGCTCATCGCGGGTTTTCCGCGCGTGCGCCGGAGAACACGCTGGGGGCGTTTGAGCTGGCGTGGAAGAACGGTACGGATGCGTGTGAGCTGGATGTGTACCTGACGGCCGATGGCAAGACAGCCGTGATTCATGACAAGGACACGAAGCGCACCACGGGCGTGAAGCTGGATGTGGCGACGACGAAACAGGCGGAGCTGACGGCGCTGGATGCGGGAACGTGGAAGGGCAAGGAGTGGGCGAGTGAGAAGATCCCAACGCTGGAGCAGGCGCTGGCGACGATGCCGAAGGGGAAGCAGCGTTTCTTCATTGAGGTGAAGTGCGGGGCGGAGATCGTGCCGGAGCTGAAGCGGATTTTGGAACCGATGAAGGACCGTGCGGCGCAGCTGGCGATCATTGCGTTTAAGCGAGATGCAGCGGCGGAGTCGAAGAAGGCGATGCCGTGGGTGAAGGTGTACCGGCTGGCGTCTGGTAAGACGAAGGAGAAGAAGCCGACGGATCTGACGCAGCTGATCGCGGACACGAAGGCGGACAAGCTGGACGGGCTGGACCTGGGAGTGGCGGATTTTCCGTGGGATGCGGCGATGGTGAAGCAGATCCGCGATGCGGGCTTCGGGCTTTATGTGTGGACGGTGAACAAGCCTGCGGATGTGAAGCGGTTTGCGGCGCTGGGGGTGGATGGGATCACGACAGATGATCCGGTGATGGTGAGGGAGGC